A genomic region of Carassius carassius chromosome 27, fCarCar2.1, whole genome shotgun sequence contains the following coding sequences:
- the LOC132106500 gene encoding sorting nexin-9-like isoform X3, giving the protein METKAQVLYDFTAEPGNNELSVGEGETITITNQNVGGGWIEAKNSRGEVGLVPEDYIEIKPAQPFTSGGNAASLDLSLFDSHIPTPTPASTAQTSNGNDPWAVFDNNASGGVSNNWAAQPEGTETGKTSSNAWHSGGHGHPQAYQGPDIYPYPCLIDLSGAEDDEWDEEWDDVKSSGGYAESDAGEGGAINRGGAHGTSMKIALNKFPGFSKSGPELYLLSKQPAKGTKLPVYGGEVGPVWAYPDYQLDCVVADPKKGSKLYGLKSYIEYQVTPTTTNKPVNHRYKHFDWLYERLLDKFGSAIPIPCLPDKQVTGRFEEEFIKMRMERLQGWMSRMCRHPVISSSEVFQLFLSYKDEKDWKTGKRKAEKDETVGVMIFSTIEPEGQPDLDLIEVEQKCEQFNRFTRAMDDGVKDLLTIGNEHWKRCTGPLPKEYQRIGKAFQNLSSVFTSSGYEGEAALTDALTAAGKTYEDIAQMVAEQPKKDLHFLMETNNEYKGLLGCFPDTIGVHKAAIEKVKEADKLVATGKITSSEKTTMSKRASTMSYALQAEMNHFHSNRIYDYNRVMQQYLEQQVKFYEMIAEKLRHAHSQFTTM; this is encoded by the exons ATGGAGACGAAG GCACAGGTTTTATATGATTTCACAGCAGAGcctggaaataatgagctgtcagTTGGAGAGGGTGAGACAATCACAATAACCAATCAG AACGTTGGAGGAGGATGGATCGAGGCAAAGAACTCCAGAGGAGAAGTCGGATTGGTACCAGAGGACTATATAGAG ATTAAACCTGCTCAACCTTTTACCTCTGGAGGTAATGCAGCATCCCTCGATCTTTCGCTCTTTGACAGTCACATACCGACCCCGACCCCAGCCAGCACCGCACAG acAAGTAATGGTAATGACCCATGGGCAGTGTTTGACAATAATGCGTCTGGGGGGGTTTCTAATAACTGGGCAGCTCAGCCAGAGGGCACAGAGACCGGGAAAACCAGCAGCAATGCATGGCATTCTGGAGGACACGGGCATCCGCAGGCCTATCAGGGTCCAG ACATTTACCCCTACCCATGTCTTATTGATCTCTCAG GTGCAGAAGATGATGAGTGGGACGAGGAGTGGGATGATGTGAAGTCATCGGGTGGCTATGCTGAATCTGACGCTGGAGAGGGCGGGGCTATAAACAGAGGCGGAGCTCATGGTACATCCATGAAAATTGCCCTCAACAA ATTCCCTGGCTTCTCCAAATCAGGTCCTGAGCTGTACCTGCTGTCCAAACAGCCTGCCAAAGGAACCAAGTTGCCCGTTTAC GGTGGAGAGGTTGGCCCAGTGTGGGCGTATCCGGACTATCAGCTGGACTGTGTTGTTGCTGACCCTAAAAAGGGCTCCAAATTGTACGGCCTCAAGAGTTACATTGAGTACCAAGTCACACCAACC ACCACAAACAAACCTGTCAATCACAGATACAAGCACTTCGATTGGTTGTATGAAAGGCTTTTGGACAAATTTGGTTCAGCGATTCCTATCCCCTGCCTGCCTGATAAACAAGTGACAG GTCGATTTGAGGAGGAATTTATAAAAATGCGCATGGAGAGGCTTCAGGGTTGGATGTCGCGAATGTGCCGGCATCCGGTTATCTCCAGCAGTGAAGTCTTCCAGCTGTTTCTCTCCTACAAAGATGAGAag GACTGGAAAACAGGAAAGAGAAAAGCAGAAAAAGACGAGACAGTCGGAGTGATGATTTTCTCCACGATAGAGCCTGAAGGACAGCCAGACCTGGATCTGATTGAAGT AGAGCAGAAGTGTGAGCAGTTCAACCGTTTCACCAGGGCGATGGATGACGGTGTGAAAGACTTGCTGACGATAGGAAATGAACACTGGAAGCGCTGCACAGGCC CCCTTCCAAAGGAATATCAACGGATTGGCAAAGCTTTCCAAAACCTGTCCTCAGTGTTCACCAGCAGTGGCTACGAAG GAGAAGCTGCGCTCACAGATGCACTGACGGCCGCAGGAAAGACCTATGAGGACATCGCGCAGATGGTGGCGGAgcag CCCAAGAAAGACCTTCACTTCCTCATGGAAACTAACAATGAGTACAAAGGTCTGCTGGGATGCTTTCCTGACACTATTGGAGTTCACAAG GCTGCCATAGAGAAAGTGAAGGAAGCGGATAAACTAGTGGCCACCGGTAAAATCACCTCCTCAGAGAAGACCACCATGTCTAAACGTGCCAGCACCATGTCATACGCTCTGCAAG CGGAGATGAACCACTTCCATAGCAACCGTATCTATGACTACAACAGGGTGATGCAGCAGTACTTGGAGCAGCAAGTCAAATTCTATGAGATG ATTGCAGAGAAACTGCGACATGCTCACAGTCAGTTCACTACCATGTAA
- the LOC132106500 gene encoding sorting nexin-9-like isoform X1: protein METKAQVLYDFTAEPGNNELSVGEGETITITNQNVGGGWIEAKNSRGEVGLVPEDYIEIKPAQPFTSGGNAASLDLSLFDSHIPTPTPASTAQVDVAQPESPVTPVTPGFSSTSPDETSNGNDPWAVFDNNASGGVSNNWAAQPEGTETGKTSSNAWHSGGHGHPQAYQGPDIYPYPCLIDLSGAEDDEWDEEWDDVKSSGGYAESDAGEGGAINRGGAHGTSMKIALNKFPGFSKSGPELYLLSKQPAKGTKLPVYGGEVGPVWAYPDYQLDCVVADPKKGSKLYGLKSYIEYQVTPTTTNKPVNHRYKHFDWLYERLLDKFGSAIPIPCLPDKQVTGRFEEEFIKMRMERLQGWMSRMCRHPVISSSEVFQLFLSYKDEKDWKTGKRKAEKDETVGVMIFSTIEPEGQPDLDLIEVEQKCEQFNRFTRAMDDGVKDLLTIGNEHWKRCTGPLPKEYQRIGKAFQNLSSVFTSSGYEGEAALTDALTAAGKTYEDIAQMVAEQPKKDLHFLMETNNEYKGLLGCFPDTIGVHKAAIEKVKEADKLVATGKITSSEKTTMSKRASTMSYALQAEMNHFHSNRIYDYNRVMQQYLEQQVKFYEMIAEKLRHAHSQFTTM, encoded by the exons ATGGAGACGAAG GCACAGGTTTTATATGATTTCACAGCAGAGcctggaaataatgagctgtcagTTGGAGAGGGTGAGACAATCACAATAACCAATCAG AACGTTGGAGGAGGATGGATCGAGGCAAAGAACTCCAGAGGAGAAGTCGGATTGGTACCAGAGGACTATATAGAG ATTAAACCTGCTCAACCTTTTACCTCTGGAGGTAATGCAGCATCCCTCGATCTTTCGCTCTTTGACAGTCACATACCGACCCCGACCCCAGCCAGCACCGCACAG GTGGATGTAGCTCAGCCGGAAAGCCCAGTCACCCCAGTTACCCCAGGATTTTCCTCCACCTCCCCTGATGAG acAAGTAATGGTAATGACCCATGGGCAGTGTTTGACAATAATGCGTCTGGGGGGGTTTCTAATAACTGGGCAGCTCAGCCAGAGGGCACAGAGACCGGGAAAACCAGCAGCAATGCATGGCATTCTGGAGGACACGGGCATCCGCAGGCCTATCAGGGTCCAG ACATTTACCCCTACCCATGTCTTATTGATCTCTCAG GTGCAGAAGATGATGAGTGGGACGAGGAGTGGGATGATGTGAAGTCATCGGGTGGCTATGCTGAATCTGACGCTGGAGAGGGCGGGGCTATAAACAGAGGCGGAGCTCATGGTACATCCATGAAAATTGCCCTCAACAA ATTCCCTGGCTTCTCCAAATCAGGTCCTGAGCTGTACCTGCTGTCCAAACAGCCTGCCAAAGGAACCAAGTTGCCCGTTTAC GGTGGAGAGGTTGGCCCAGTGTGGGCGTATCCGGACTATCAGCTGGACTGTGTTGTTGCTGACCCTAAAAAGGGCTCCAAATTGTACGGCCTCAAGAGTTACATTGAGTACCAAGTCACACCAACC ACCACAAACAAACCTGTCAATCACAGATACAAGCACTTCGATTGGTTGTATGAAAGGCTTTTGGACAAATTTGGTTCAGCGATTCCTATCCCCTGCCTGCCTGATAAACAAGTGACAG GTCGATTTGAGGAGGAATTTATAAAAATGCGCATGGAGAGGCTTCAGGGTTGGATGTCGCGAATGTGCCGGCATCCGGTTATCTCCAGCAGTGAAGTCTTCCAGCTGTTTCTCTCCTACAAAGATGAGAag GACTGGAAAACAGGAAAGAGAAAAGCAGAAAAAGACGAGACAGTCGGAGTGATGATTTTCTCCACGATAGAGCCTGAAGGACAGCCAGACCTGGATCTGATTGAAGT AGAGCAGAAGTGTGAGCAGTTCAACCGTTTCACCAGGGCGATGGATGACGGTGTGAAAGACTTGCTGACGATAGGAAATGAACACTGGAAGCGCTGCACAGGCC CCCTTCCAAAGGAATATCAACGGATTGGCAAAGCTTTCCAAAACCTGTCCTCAGTGTTCACCAGCAGTGGCTACGAAG GAGAAGCTGCGCTCACAGATGCACTGACGGCCGCAGGAAAGACCTATGAGGACATCGCGCAGATGGTGGCGGAgcag CCCAAGAAAGACCTTCACTTCCTCATGGAAACTAACAATGAGTACAAAGGTCTGCTGGGATGCTTTCCTGACACTATTGGAGTTCACAAG GCTGCCATAGAGAAAGTGAAGGAAGCGGATAAACTAGTGGCCACCGGTAAAATCACCTCCTCAGAGAAGACCACCATGTCTAAACGTGCCAGCACCATGTCATACGCTCTGCAAG CGGAGATGAACCACTTCCATAGCAACCGTATCTATGACTACAACAGGGTGATGCAGCAGTACTTGGAGCAGCAAGTCAAATTCTATGAGATG ATTGCAGAGAAACTGCGACATGCTCACAGTCAGTTCACTACCATGTAA
- the LOC132106500 gene encoding sorting nexin-9-like isoform X4, whose amino-acid sequence METKAQVLYDFTAEPGNNELSVGEGETITITNQNVGGGWIEAKNSRGEVGLVPEDYIEIKPAQPFTSGGNAASLDLSLFDSHIPTPTPASTAQTSNGNDPWAVFDNNASGGVSNNWAAQPEGTETGKTSSNAWHSGGHGHPQAYQGPGAEDDEWDEEWDDVKSSGGYAESDAGEGGAINRGGAHGTSMKIALNKFPGFSKSGPELYLLSKQPAKGTKLPVYGGEVGPVWAYPDYQLDCVVADPKKGSKLYGLKSYIEYQVTPTTTNKPVNHRYKHFDWLYERLLDKFGSAIPIPCLPDKQVTGRFEEEFIKMRMERLQGWMSRMCRHPVISSSEVFQLFLSYKDEKDWKTGKRKAEKDETVGVMIFSTIEPEGQPDLDLIEVEQKCEQFNRFTRAMDDGVKDLLTIGNEHWKRCTGPLPKEYQRIGKAFQNLSSVFTSSGYEGEAALTDALTAAGKTYEDIAQMVAEQPKKDLHFLMETNNEYKGLLGCFPDTIGVHKAAIEKVKEADKLVATGKITSSEKTTMSKRASTMSYALQAEMNHFHSNRIYDYNRVMQQYLEQQVKFYEMIAEKLRHAHSQFTTM is encoded by the exons ATGGAGACGAAG GCACAGGTTTTATATGATTTCACAGCAGAGcctggaaataatgagctgtcagTTGGAGAGGGTGAGACAATCACAATAACCAATCAG AACGTTGGAGGAGGATGGATCGAGGCAAAGAACTCCAGAGGAGAAGTCGGATTGGTACCAGAGGACTATATAGAG ATTAAACCTGCTCAACCTTTTACCTCTGGAGGTAATGCAGCATCCCTCGATCTTTCGCTCTTTGACAGTCACATACCGACCCCGACCCCAGCCAGCACCGCACAG acAAGTAATGGTAATGACCCATGGGCAGTGTTTGACAATAATGCGTCTGGGGGGGTTTCTAATAACTGGGCAGCTCAGCCAGAGGGCACAGAGACCGGGAAAACCAGCAGCAATGCATGGCATTCTGGAGGACACGGGCATCCGCAGGCCTATCAGGGTCCAG GTGCAGAAGATGATGAGTGGGACGAGGAGTGGGATGATGTGAAGTCATCGGGTGGCTATGCTGAATCTGACGCTGGAGAGGGCGGGGCTATAAACAGAGGCGGAGCTCATGGTACATCCATGAAAATTGCCCTCAACAA ATTCCCTGGCTTCTCCAAATCAGGTCCTGAGCTGTACCTGCTGTCCAAACAGCCTGCCAAAGGAACCAAGTTGCCCGTTTAC GGTGGAGAGGTTGGCCCAGTGTGGGCGTATCCGGACTATCAGCTGGACTGTGTTGTTGCTGACCCTAAAAAGGGCTCCAAATTGTACGGCCTCAAGAGTTACATTGAGTACCAAGTCACACCAACC ACCACAAACAAACCTGTCAATCACAGATACAAGCACTTCGATTGGTTGTATGAAAGGCTTTTGGACAAATTTGGTTCAGCGATTCCTATCCCCTGCCTGCCTGATAAACAAGTGACAG GTCGATTTGAGGAGGAATTTATAAAAATGCGCATGGAGAGGCTTCAGGGTTGGATGTCGCGAATGTGCCGGCATCCGGTTATCTCCAGCAGTGAAGTCTTCCAGCTGTTTCTCTCCTACAAAGATGAGAag GACTGGAAAACAGGAAAGAGAAAAGCAGAAAAAGACGAGACAGTCGGAGTGATGATTTTCTCCACGATAGAGCCTGAAGGACAGCCAGACCTGGATCTGATTGAAGT AGAGCAGAAGTGTGAGCAGTTCAACCGTTTCACCAGGGCGATGGATGACGGTGTGAAAGACTTGCTGACGATAGGAAATGAACACTGGAAGCGCTGCACAGGCC CCCTTCCAAAGGAATATCAACGGATTGGCAAAGCTTTCCAAAACCTGTCCTCAGTGTTCACCAGCAGTGGCTACGAAG GAGAAGCTGCGCTCACAGATGCACTGACGGCCGCAGGAAAGACCTATGAGGACATCGCGCAGATGGTGGCGGAgcag CCCAAGAAAGACCTTCACTTCCTCATGGAAACTAACAATGAGTACAAAGGTCTGCTGGGATGCTTTCCTGACACTATTGGAGTTCACAAG GCTGCCATAGAGAAAGTGAAGGAAGCGGATAAACTAGTGGCCACCGGTAAAATCACCTCCTCAGAGAAGACCACCATGTCTAAACGTGCCAGCACCATGTCATACGCTCTGCAAG CGGAGATGAACCACTTCCATAGCAACCGTATCTATGACTACAACAGGGTGATGCAGCAGTACTTGGAGCAGCAAGTCAAATTCTATGAGATG ATTGCAGAGAAACTGCGACATGCTCACAGTCAGTTCACTACCATGTAA
- the LOC132106500 gene encoding sorting nexin-9-like isoform X2 translates to METKAQVLYDFTAEPGNNELSVGEGETITITNQNVGGGWIEAKNSRGEVGLVPEDYIEIKPAQPFTSGGNAASLDLSLFDSHIPTPTPASTAQVDVAQPESPVTPVTPGFSSTSPDETSNGNDPWAVFDNNASGGVSNNWAAQPEGTETGKTSSNAWHSGGHGHPQAYQGPGAEDDEWDEEWDDVKSSGGYAESDAGEGGAINRGGAHGTSMKIALNKFPGFSKSGPELYLLSKQPAKGTKLPVYGGEVGPVWAYPDYQLDCVVADPKKGSKLYGLKSYIEYQVTPTTTNKPVNHRYKHFDWLYERLLDKFGSAIPIPCLPDKQVTGRFEEEFIKMRMERLQGWMSRMCRHPVISSSEVFQLFLSYKDEKDWKTGKRKAEKDETVGVMIFSTIEPEGQPDLDLIEVEQKCEQFNRFTRAMDDGVKDLLTIGNEHWKRCTGPLPKEYQRIGKAFQNLSSVFTSSGYEGEAALTDALTAAGKTYEDIAQMVAEQPKKDLHFLMETNNEYKGLLGCFPDTIGVHKAAIEKVKEADKLVATGKITSSEKTTMSKRASTMSYALQAEMNHFHSNRIYDYNRVMQQYLEQQVKFYEMIAEKLRHAHSQFTTM, encoded by the exons ATGGAGACGAAG GCACAGGTTTTATATGATTTCACAGCAGAGcctggaaataatgagctgtcagTTGGAGAGGGTGAGACAATCACAATAACCAATCAG AACGTTGGAGGAGGATGGATCGAGGCAAAGAACTCCAGAGGAGAAGTCGGATTGGTACCAGAGGACTATATAGAG ATTAAACCTGCTCAACCTTTTACCTCTGGAGGTAATGCAGCATCCCTCGATCTTTCGCTCTTTGACAGTCACATACCGACCCCGACCCCAGCCAGCACCGCACAG GTGGATGTAGCTCAGCCGGAAAGCCCAGTCACCCCAGTTACCCCAGGATTTTCCTCCACCTCCCCTGATGAG acAAGTAATGGTAATGACCCATGGGCAGTGTTTGACAATAATGCGTCTGGGGGGGTTTCTAATAACTGGGCAGCTCAGCCAGAGGGCACAGAGACCGGGAAAACCAGCAGCAATGCATGGCATTCTGGAGGACACGGGCATCCGCAGGCCTATCAGGGTCCAG GTGCAGAAGATGATGAGTGGGACGAGGAGTGGGATGATGTGAAGTCATCGGGTGGCTATGCTGAATCTGACGCTGGAGAGGGCGGGGCTATAAACAGAGGCGGAGCTCATGGTACATCCATGAAAATTGCCCTCAACAA ATTCCCTGGCTTCTCCAAATCAGGTCCTGAGCTGTACCTGCTGTCCAAACAGCCTGCCAAAGGAACCAAGTTGCCCGTTTAC GGTGGAGAGGTTGGCCCAGTGTGGGCGTATCCGGACTATCAGCTGGACTGTGTTGTTGCTGACCCTAAAAAGGGCTCCAAATTGTACGGCCTCAAGAGTTACATTGAGTACCAAGTCACACCAACC ACCACAAACAAACCTGTCAATCACAGATACAAGCACTTCGATTGGTTGTATGAAAGGCTTTTGGACAAATTTGGTTCAGCGATTCCTATCCCCTGCCTGCCTGATAAACAAGTGACAG GTCGATTTGAGGAGGAATTTATAAAAATGCGCATGGAGAGGCTTCAGGGTTGGATGTCGCGAATGTGCCGGCATCCGGTTATCTCCAGCAGTGAAGTCTTCCAGCTGTTTCTCTCCTACAAAGATGAGAag GACTGGAAAACAGGAAAGAGAAAAGCAGAAAAAGACGAGACAGTCGGAGTGATGATTTTCTCCACGATAGAGCCTGAAGGACAGCCAGACCTGGATCTGATTGAAGT AGAGCAGAAGTGTGAGCAGTTCAACCGTTTCACCAGGGCGATGGATGACGGTGTGAAAGACTTGCTGACGATAGGAAATGAACACTGGAAGCGCTGCACAGGCC CCCTTCCAAAGGAATATCAACGGATTGGCAAAGCTTTCCAAAACCTGTCCTCAGTGTTCACCAGCAGTGGCTACGAAG GAGAAGCTGCGCTCACAGATGCACTGACGGCCGCAGGAAAGACCTATGAGGACATCGCGCAGATGGTGGCGGAgcag CCCAAGAAAGACCTTCACTTCCTCATGGAAACTAACAATGAGTACAAAGGTCTGCTGGGATGCTTTCCTGACACTATTGGAGTTCACAAG GCTGCCATAGAGAAAGTGAAGGAAGCGGATAAACTAGTGGCCACCGGTAAAATCACCTCCTCAGAGAAGACCACCATGTCTAAACGTGCCAGCACCATGTCATACGCTCTGCAAG CGGAGATGAACCACTTCCATAGCAACCGTATCTATGACTACAACAGGGTGATGCAGCAGTACTTGGAGCAGCAAGTCAAATTCTATGAGATG ATTGCAGAGAAACTGCGACATGCTCACAGTCAGTTCACTACCATGTAA